In Brachybacterium fresconis, the genomic stretch AGATCCCCACGGCCAGCAGGTGCACGAGCATCGTGGAGGTCGCGACCTCGTGGTCCTGGCCGCCGCCCGCATGTCCCGTCATCGCGCTGCAGAAGGCGACCAGGCCCGCGGCGACGGCCACCGCGCGGGCGATGGCGGGGGTGGTGCCGACGACCGCGATCGTGGTGGCCGCCGCGGCGATCACCAGCGCGGTCAGATACCAGGCGCCGAGGTCGGTGGCCAGGTACACGTTGAGGTCGGAGCCGAAGCGGGCCGAGATGAGGGGCTGGCCGGTGGCCAGGGCGTAGGAGAAGGCGAGGGATGCACCCCGGGCCAGGGTGGTGACGCCCGCCGCGATGGCGACCAGGGTCATCGCCCGGGCCCGGTCGGCCTCCTGGTGCAGCAGCCACCCGGCGACGACGGACCCTCCCAGGGTCAGCGCCGCGGCGAGGTCGGCGATCATCGCGGCGATCGGGCCTCCATGGCGCGCCACCGGACCGGCGTTGCGCAGCACGAGGTTGTCCCCGCCGGCCGCGGCGGCCGCCAGGACGGAGATCAGGGCGAGCACGGCGAGCGCGCCGAGCAGGATGGCGAAGAGGGCCGGGGCGGGACGGCGCGGCGCGGTCGTGGTCGTGATCACGAGGCGATCACCAGCCCCAGCCACAGCAGCGACATCCCGGTGCCGACGGTCAGCAGGAAGTAGGCGACGCCGAGCGCGAAGCTGCCGCGCCTGAGCAGTTCGACGATGTCGAGCGCGGCGGTGGACAGCGTGGACAGGCCGCCGCAGAAGCCCACGGCCAGCAGCAGGAAACCGAGCTCGCCGACGCCGGAGACGGCGGACCCGAGGCGGGCCACCACGATCCCGAGCACGAAGCAGGCCAGAGCGTTGGCGAGGAAGGTCAGCCAGGGCTTGGCGCGGAGGTCACCGTCGCTGCTGCGGCGGGCCGCTCGGCGCATCCCGGCCTCGCGCAGCCACCAGCGCAGCACGGAGCCGCCGGCGCCGCCGATCGAGACCAGGATCGCGCCCAGCAGGAAGGTCCCCACGCTCATGACTCCTCCTCCGGGCTCCGGGGTGCGCTCTGCCCGGAGCGGGACGTGTCCGGCTCGACGTCGTCCGCACCCTGCTCGGGGCGAGGCGCGTCCGATGCGACGCCGTCCGTGGACCGTTCGGCGTGCGTCTCACCCGGCACGACGTCGTCCGCTCCGGGTACGACGTCGGGCGCGCTCGGCACCACGCCGGAGTCGATCTGCGTCGCGGGGGCGCCGTCCCGTGCTGTGCGGGAGCTCCCGCGTCCGGCGTGATCGCTCCGCGCGGCCGCGCGATGAGCGAGCCGCCGCCCGCCGAAGATGCCGCCGACCACGGCGCCGAGGCAGACGAAGACGGTCAGCAGCGCATAGGTGAAGGCCTGGGTCGGGAAGTCGGCGCCGATCATCGCCGCACCCTCCAGCACCACCATGGACGCGGAGGTGAACCCGCCGCACAGACCGGTGCCGAGCAGGGGCTGCATCCAGGGCCGCCCGGGCCGCACCTCGAGCGCGCCCGTGAGCACGCCCAGGGCCAGACAGCCCAGCACGTTCGCCCACAGGGTCGACCAGGGCAGCTCGACCAGGGTGGGGGTGGAGACGGTGGGGGCGAGCACCGCGAGCACGAAGCGCAGCAGCGACCCGATCGCGCCGCCGACGGCGACCAGCAGGGCGACCCGGCGCGGGGTCAGGCGGGCCTGCACGGGCCCCGAGCCGAGGGTGTCGCCGTCGGTGACGTCCTCGAGCCGCAGCGCGGCCATCTCGACCGTCTGCATCCGCGGGTCGTCGCGCCGCGCGTGCGGTGGTGGGGTCGGGCTCGGGGTCACCGGATCAGGGTACCGACGAGCGTGCCGGGACGGTCCCAGGCTTCGGCCGACGTGCGCAACCCCGCATCGCCGCGACCCGTGCGGCGAGGCCCGCCGCTCGCAGCCGCGGAGACTTGATCCTGCCGATGCCGCCGCGTCCTGCGCGGGCGCCGACGCTCCGGCCGGCCCGGGACGCCGCTCAGCCCCAGACCAGACCCAGCGCGGGATCCTCGAGCACGGCGGAGACGTCGCGCAGCAGCTCGGCGCCGAGCGCCCCGTCGATCAGGCGGTGGTCGAAGCTCAGCGCGAGCTGCGCGACCTGGCGCGGAACGAGCTGGCCGTCGACCACCCAGGGCTTCTCCTTGATGGCGCCGACGCCGACGATCACGGATTCGCCCGGGTTGAGGATCGGGGTTCCGGAGTCGATCCCGAACACCCCGAAGTTGGTGATGGTGATCGTCCCCTCCCGGGTGTCGGACAGGGAGGTCCGCCCTGCGCGCGCGGTACGGGCGAGGTCGTCGATCCCCTCGGCGAGCTCGCGCAGCGTCATGAGGTGCGCGTCCTTGAGGTTGGGGACGATGAGCCCGCGCGGGGTGGCCGCGGCGATGCCCAGGTTCACGAAGTGCTTGTAGACGATCTCCTGGTTCTGCTCGTCCCAGGAGGCGTTGACCTCGGGGTTGCGGCGGATCGCCACCAGCAGCGCCTTCGCGATCACCACCAGGGGGCTGATCTTCACGTCTGCCCATTCGCGGGAGGCCTTGAGGTCCGCGACGATCTGCACCACCCGGGTCATGTCGATCTCGTTGAAGACCGTCACGTGCGGGGCGGTGAAGGCCGAGGCCACCATGGCCTCCGCGGTGCGCTTGCGCACCGAGCGGATCGCCACCCGGGTGGTGCGCTCGTCGCTGGCTACCCGGGCGAAGGGCTGGTCGCGGGTGGTCTTCATGGCGCCTCCGAGGCCCTCCGGGGCCTGGGGGGACTCCTCGGGGAAATAGTGCCCGTCGGCGACCGCCTCCGGGTGGTAGGAGGCATCGCCGGACATCGAGCGCTGCTGGGCGGCGAGGACGTCGTCGCGGGTGACTGTGCCGTCGGGGCCGGTGGCGAACACGTCGGCGAGCGCGACCCCGAGGTCCCGGGCGAGCTTGCGCACCGGGGGCTTGGCGAGGATGCGGCCGATCGGCACCTGGGGGCCGTCGTCCTGGGCGATCTTCCGCCGCCGGCGGCGCTGCGGGGCCGCCTTCGCGCCGTAGCCGACGAGGTTCTTGGGCTCCTCATCGGTGGCGGCGGCGGGAGCGGCGGGAGCGGCTGGCTGGGCCGGGGCGTCCTGCGGGGCGGGGGCTCCCGCGTCGGCCGACGCGCCCTGCGGAGCGACCTCGGCGGCGGTCTGCGCGTCGTCGGCCGCAGCCGCGGGGGCGGAGTCGCCGCTGGGTGCCGGGCCGCCGGCGGTGTCGACCTCGAGCAGGGGCGTGCCCACGGGCACCTCGTCGCCGACGGCCACCAGGATCGCGACAACGGTGCCGCCGACGTGGCTGGGCAGCTCGACGGCGCTCTTGGCGGTCTCCACCTCGACCACGGGGGCGTTGATGGCGATGGTGTCGCCCACGGCGACCTTGATGTCGATGATCTCGGCCTCGGTCAGCCCCTCACCGGGATCGGTGAGCGCGATCGTGACGACCGCTGAGGGAGAGGGAGTCGCGGTCTCGTCTGGCTGCTCGTTCATGAGTCGATCCTTTCACGCAGGGGCGCGGCCGTCCGGCACGGGGCCGTCAGTGCTCGAGCAGACGGTCCACGCCGTCCAGCACCCGGTCGAGGTCGGGGAGGTAGGCGTGCTCCATGCGCGCCGGCGGGTAGGGCAGGTGGTAGCCGCCCACGCGGATCACGGGGGCCTCCAGGTGGTAGAAGCACTCCTCGGTCAGGCGGGCGGCGATCTCGGCGCCGAGCCCGCCCAGGACCGGTGCCTCGTGCGTGATCAGCAGGCGGCCGGTGCGGCGCACCGAGGCGGCGATCGTCGGGTAGTCGACGGGGGCCAGCGAGCGGGCGTCGATGACCTCCAGCTCGATGCCGTCCTCGGCGGCGGCCTCCGCGCTCTCGAGCGCCAGCGGCATGCTCGGGCCCCAGGCCAGCAGGGTCGCGTCGGTGCCGGGGCGCACGACCTCCGCCTGCCACGGGGACAGCTCCGGGCGCTGGTCGGGGTCCACGTCACCCTTGACCCAGTACCGCTTCTTGGGCTCGAGCATGATCACGGGGTCCTCGCACTCGATGGCCTGGCGGGTCATCCAGTACGCGTCCTGCGCGTTCGAGGGGGCGAGGATCCGCAGACCGGCGGTGTGCGCGAACAGCGCCTCCGGGCTCTCGGAGTGATGCTCGATCGCGCCGATGCCGCCGCCGTGCGGGATGCGGATCACGATCGGCATGTGCACGGTGCCGTTCGTGCGGTTGTGCATCTTCGCGACCTGGGTGGTGATCTGGTTGAACGCCGGGTACACGAACCCGTCGAACTGGATCTCGACCACGGGCCGGTAGCCGCGCACGGCCAGGCCCACGGAGGTGCCGACGATCCCGGCCTCGGCCAGCGGGGTGTCGACCACGCGCTGGGAGCCGAACTCGGCGTGCAGGCCGTCGGTGACGCGGAAGACGCCTCCGAGCACACCGATGTCCTCGCCCATCAGCAGGACCTTGTCGTCCGCGCGCAGCGCATCGCGCAGCCCGGCGGTGATCGCCTTCGCGATCGGGAGGTTGGTGCTGCTCATGCGAGCTCCCCCTTCTGCTCGGCGGCGTCGTCCCGCCCGACATCGTCGCCCTCGTCCTCGAACTGGGCGATGTAGTCCAGGTACTGCTCGCGCTCGGCCTCGACGATCGGGTGGGGCTCGGCGTAGGCATGGGTGAACATGCCCACCGGGTCCGGGTCCTCCATGCCGTGGATGTGGTGGTGCAGGGCCATGGCGAGGTCGTGGGCCTCCTCGTCGCAGCGGGCGATGAACGCCTCGTCGATCTCCTCGAGCTGCTCGAGGTGGCGGCGCAGGCGCAGGATCGGATCCTTCTCGGCCCATTCCTCCTCCTCGGAGGAGGGGCGGTAGCGGGAGGTGTCGTCGCTGGTGGTGTGGGCGGCCATGCGGTAGGTGACGGCCTCGATGAAGCGCGGGCCCTCCCCCGCGCGGGCGGCATCGAGCGCCTCGCGGACGGCGGCGAGGATCGCGAGCACGTCATTGCCGTCGACCCGCACCGAGGGGATGCCCCAGCCGCGGGAGCGCTGGGCGAGCGGCACCCGGGACTGGACCGAGGTGGGCACGGAGATCGCCCATTGGTTGTTCTGGGTGAAGAAGACGACGGGGGCGTCGAAGGAGGCGGCGAAGGTGAACGACTCCGAGACCTCCCCCTCGCTGGAGGCGCCGTCGCCGAACAGGGCGAGGACCGCGGTATCGGTCTCGGGATCGCCCGTGCCGACGACGCCGTCGCGCTGCAGCCCCATGGCATATCCGACCGCATGGGGCGCCTGGGAGCCGAGCACGATCATGTACGGGTGGGTGCGCAGCTCGTTGGGGTCCCAGCCGCCGTGGCTGACCCCGCGGTAGGACTCCAGCAGGCGCCACGGCTCGATGCCGCGGGCCCAGGCGATCCCGTGCTCGCGGTAGGTCGGCACCAGGTAGTCCTGCTCGCGGGAGGCGTGGCCGGCACCGATCTGGGCGGCCTCCTGCCCCAGCGCGCTGGCCCACAGGCCCAGCTGGCCCTGGCGCTGCAGGCTGGTGGCCTCGAGGTCCGCCGCCCGGATCATCACCATGTCGCGGTAGTACCCGCGCAGGCGCTGGGGGGAGGCGAGGTCGTCCTCGCCTCCGCGGCCGGCGAGAACCTCGTCCAGCTCCGCATGCGGGGTCCGGGTGCCGTCGGCCGCGAGGAGCTGGATCATCGGCTCCTCGGCCGCGACGTCAGGGATCGTGGATCGGAATACGCTCACGACGAGGAGCGTAACCTACGGTGCCGTAAGGAAGAAAGATTCCCAGGTCACTGCGGAGTTGCGAGCTCGAGACGGGTGAGCGGGAGGGCGTCGGCCGACGGGGTTCGCAGCGCCCGCAGACCGTGGGGCGGGGTCAGGGACCCGAGCACCACGGGGGTGGTCGCGCCGGTATGGGCGGTGCCGTCGGCGCGGGCCAGGGTGCCGGGCAGTCCGTGGGCGCCGAGATAGCCGAGCAGGGCGATCAGCAGCGCCTCCTTCCCGTCGGCCGGGATGCCGAGCGCGTCCGCATCCAGCAGCGGCACGGGATCCAGGTGCGCGGCCAGGCGCTCGCGCAGCAAGGGGTTGCGCACTCCCCCGCCGGAGCCGACCACGCGGGTGGCGCCCAGCTCCCGGATCGCCCGGGCGATGGTCACGGCGGTCAGCTCGGTGAGGGTCGCCAGCAGGTCGGGCAGGCTCAGGGCGGCGACGACCTCGTCCCCGAGCAGGCGGCGCACGTAGGCGCCGTCGAAGTGCTCGCGGCCGGTCGAGCGCGGCAGCGGCCGGGCGTAGAAGGGGTCGCTCAGCAGGGTCCTCAGCGCCTCGGGGTCGACGGTGCCGGTGCGGGCGCGGGCCGCGTCGTGGTCGGCGCTGTCCCCGGTCGCGGCGTGCACGGCGGCGTCGAGCAGGGCATTGCCGGGGCCGACGTCCCCCGCGACCACGTCCGCCGCGGTCATCTCGCCCGCGGAGGTCCCGCCGACGGGGTGCCGGCCCGGGGGCTCTGCGCCGCCGACGAGGCTCACGTTGGAGATCCCGCCGATGTTCAGCACGGCGGTGCGCTCGCGGGGATCGGCGCCGAGCAGCAGCTGGTCCAGCAGCGGTGCCAGGGGCGCTCCCTGCCCACCCGCGGCGACATCGGCGCTGCGCAGGTCGCTGAGCACGGGAACGCCGGTGGCGCGGACGATCCGGGAGGGATCCCCGATCTGCAGGGTGCTGAGGACGCGACCGTCGCGGACGTCGTGGTAGACGGTCTGGCCGTGGGTCGCCACCAGGT encodes the following:
- a CDS encoding CrcB family protein, whose amino-acid sequence is MTPSPTPPPHARRDDPRMQTVEMAALRLEDVTDGDTLGSGPVQARLTPRRVALLVAVGGAIGSLLRFVLAVLAPTVSTPTLVELPWSTLWANVLGCLALGVLTGALEVRPGRPWMQPLLGTGLCGGFTSASMVVLEGAAMIGADFPTQAFTYALLTVFVCLGAVVGGIFGGRRLAHRAAARSDHAGRGSSRTARDGAPATQIDSGVVPSAPDVVPGADDVVPGETHAERSTDGVASDAPRPEQGADDVEPDTSRSGQSAPRSPEEES
- a CDS encoding fluoride efflux transporter FluC, whose protein sequence is MSVGTFLLGAILVSIGGAGGSVLRWWLREAGMRRAARRSSDGDLRAKPWLTFLANALACFVLGIVVARLGSAVSGVGELGFLLLAVGFCGGLSTLSTAALDIVELLRRGSFALGVAYFLLTVGTGMSLLWLGLVIAS
- a CDS encoding anhydro-N-acetylmuramic acid kinase translates to MRVLGMMSGTSLDGIDVVLAEFSRDAAEPGTARAHLLHVGEQPWADAPRDALRAALPPAAADAGTWSRLHAAVGDAFAEVAARVLAEHGGADLVATHGQTVYHDVRDGRVLSTLQIGDPSRIVRATGVPVLSDLRSADVAAGGQGAPLAPLLDQLLLGADPRERTAVLNIGGISNVSLVGGAEPPGRHPVGGTSAGEMTAADVVAGDVGPGNALLDAAVHAATGDSADHDAARARTGTVDPEALRTLLSDPFYARPLPRSTGREHFDGAYVRRLLGDEVVAALSLPDLLATLTELTAVTIARAIRELGATRVVGSGGGVRNPLLRERLAAHLDPVPLLDADALGIPADGKEALLIALLGYLGAHGLPGTLARADGTAHTGATTPVVLGSLTPPHGLRALRTPSADALPLTRLELATPQ
- a CDS encoding alpha-ketoacid dehydrogenase subunit beta — protein: MSSTNLPIAKAITAGLRDALRADDKVLLMGEDIGVLGGVFRVTDGLHAEFGSQRVVDTPLAEAGIVGTSVGLAVRGYRPVVEIQFDGFVYPAFNQITTQVAKMHNRTNGTVHMPIVIRIPHGGGIGAIEHHSESPEALFAHTAGLRILAPSNAQDAYWMTRQAIECEDPVIMLEPKKRYWVKGDVDPDQRPELSPWQAEVVRPGTDATLLAWGPSMPLALESAEAAAEDGIELEVIDARSLAPVDYPTIAASVRRTGRLLITHEAPVLGGLGAEIAARLTEECFYHLEAPVIRVGGYHLPYPPARMEHAYLPDLDRVLDGVDRLLEH
- a CDS encoding dihydrolipoamide acetyltransferase family protein, whose product is MNEQPDETATPSPSAVVTIALTDPGEGLTEAEIIDIKVAVGDTIAINAPVVEVETAKSAVELPSHVGGTVVAILVAVGDEVPVGTPLLEVDTAGGPAPSGDSAPAAAADDAQTAAEVAPQGASADAGAPAPQDAPAQPAAPAAPAAATDEEPKNLVGYGAKAAPQRRRRRKIAQDDGPQVPIGRILAKPPVRKLARDLGVALADVFATGPDGTVTRDDVLAAQQRSMSGDASYHPEAVADGHYFPEESPQAPEGLGGAMKTTRDQPFARVASDERTTRVAIRSVRKRTAEAMVASAFTAPHVTVFNEIDMTRVVQIVADLKASREWADVKISPLVVIAKALLVAIRRNPEVNASWDEQNQEIVYKHFVNLGIAAATPRGLIVPNLKDAHLMTLRELAEGIDDLARTARAGRTSLSDTREGTITITNFGVFGIDSGTPILNPGESVIVGVGAIKEKPWVVDGQLVPRQVAQLALSFDHRLIDGALGAELLRDVSAVLEDPALGLVWG
- a CDS encoding thiamine pyrophosphate-dependent dehydrogenase E1 component subunit alpha — encoded protein: MIQLLAADGTRTPHAELDEVLAGRGGEDDLASPQRLRGYYRDMVMIRAADLEATSLQRQGQLGLWASALGQEAAQIGAGHASREQDYLVPTYREHGIAWARGIEPWRLLESYRGVSHGGWDPNELRTHPYMIVLGSQAPHAVGYAMGLQRDGVVGTGDPETDTAVLALFGDGASSEGEVSESFTFAASFDAPVVFFTQNNQWAISVPTSVQSRVPLAQRSRGWGIPSVRVDGNDVLAILAAVREALDAARAGEGPRFIEAVTYRMAAHTTSDDTSRYRPSSEEEEWAEKDPILRLRRHLEQLEEIDEAFIARCDEEAHDLAMALHHHIHGMEDPDPVGMFTHAYAEPHPIVEAEREQYLDYIAQFEDEGDDVGRDDAAEQKGELA